CCACGATTCCTCTTCCTCTCGTCCAGAAGCCAGACGGTCAGCACGATAAATGTAGGTCAACACTTCGGCCACCAGTTGATACAGTTCGGACGGAATCTGTTCATCCAAATCCAGCTTGGAAAGCACTTCAACAAGTGCGGCATCCTCCTGAACCGGCACACCATTTTCCTTGGCTTTATCCAGAATGGCCTCTGCTACTTTGCCACGGCCTTTGGCTACGACCAC
Above is a window of Paenibacillus sp. E222 DNA encoding:
- a CDS encoding EscU/YscU/HrcU family type III secretion system export apparatus switch protein; its protein translation is MKEDSQPDLISKKAVALKYVPGESEAPVVVAKGRGKVAEAILDKAKENGVPVQEDAALVEVLSKLDLDEQIPSELYQLVAEVLTYIYRADRLASGREEEESW